AATGACATGCTCCAGACGGCACGCCTCCTCGTGCAGCTCGTGAATGCCGTAACCGGCCATTTTGAACAGAAAGGTTTCGACCAGCCGCCGCTTTCTCAGAGTCCGGCAGGCGGCTTGCCGCCCCTTCGGCGTCATCGACACCCCTTCGCGCCACTCGTGACGCAGCAATCCGGCCTCCGTCAGTCGCACGATTTTTTCGGAAACGGTCGAAAGCGAGTGCCCTATCGCTTTGGCGATGTCGCTCACCGACACCTCGCGCTCTCGTTCAGTCAACCGCCAGATGACCTGAAGGTACATCTCGCTCGACTCGCTCAGCTTTTCCGGTTTCCCGCCGACGGCCCCGCTGGTTCGCTCCGTCATCCCGCTCCTTTTGCGCGTCATGACAGATACGGTCTGATTGAGCACACCCAGCGCCGAATCCGCTCCCGCGTCAAATGCTCCTGATTGTCCGCATCGAGCGCGAGGCCGACGAACATCCCGTCGCGCAAGGCTTTCGAGGAGGAGAACTCGTAGGTGTCGCTGGGCCAAGCGCCAACCACCTTCGCGCCACGCGAAACGAAGCGGTCATGCAGAATCCCCATCGCATCGACATACCAATCGCCATAAACGAGCTGGTCGCCAAGCCCGAAAAAAGCGACAGTCTTGCCCGTCAGATCGAGCTGGTCAAGGGCGGAAACAGCTTCCCGCCACCCATGCGGAAGCTCGCCCGCGCCCCAGGTCGAGGTTCCGATGATCAGCATATCGTATTCGGTCAAACGAAGCAGCTCTTCGCGGCTCACCTCGAACAGATCGACATCGGGGCGCCCGATTTCAGTGGCGATCAGCTCGGCGGCCTCTTTGGTATTTCCGGTCTGCGACGCCCAGACCACGGCTGTTTTTTTCATGGCGAATCGATGATTTTCAGTTTTGCGTTCCATCCGCGAGTCCATTGTCGCCCGCCTCGGCTCCGGCAAAGAGCCTGCCGATACCGAGATCCTCGTTCACCGCGTCGCCAACCGCCTTGCTGAACGCGGCAAAATCCAGTGGCAAGATCGCAAGCGTTACCACGCCAAGCGAAAAAACCATCGCCTCCGGCCTCTGGCCTTCTCGCTTCGCGCACTCCTCTTCGTACCGGAAGCACTCCTCCATGATGAGATAGAGCGTCTCGCGGGGGATGGCGACATCAACGTAGCGATAGCGGAGATGATACGCCCCGCACCGGCAACGGCTCACGCCAATCGTCGAAATACAGGCGGGCGCTTTTTGTTCATTGTTTTTGTTCGACTGTTCCTGCATGTGCTTCTCCTGATTGATGTTATACTCGAACTTCGATACTCCGGCATCCGGAAAACGCCCCCGATCACTGTTGATCCGGGGGCGTCCGACAGGCTGACGTTTCAATGCCCGGACCAGTGTGACGAATGCTGATGAGCATGGAGGCCATCGTGGCCATCGTGGTGCTTTGGCGCGGGGCCCACCTGCAGGAACATCGGCTTCTGCTGGTGATGCTCATGGTGAAGCACCGACTTGCGTACCTCCTCGTCGAAGCGGAACAGCGCCCGCCCATCCATCGTGTTGATGATTCGCGCCTTGTGCAGCATCGAGCTGAACAGGTACTCCTCCTCGTGCTGCTCGGCCACGTACCACTGGAGGAACTGGAAGGTCGAGTAGTCCTTCTCCCGCAAGGCTGTATCGACCAGATCGTTGATGCTCTGGGTGATCGCCAGTTCGTGGTTATACGCCGCTTCGAGCAGCTCGATGTGCGACTTCCACTCCGGCGCTGGAGTGGCGACCTCGCCGATCAGCGCCAGCGAGCCGGTTTCGTTGATGTAATCGAACAGTTTCATCATGTGCGCCTTCTCCTCCTCGGCGTGAGCGCGGAAAAAAGCCGCTGTGCTGTCGAGCGACTGCGTCAGGAGCCACGCGCTCATTTGCAGATAGAGATGCGCCGAAGCCGCTTCGAAGTTAACCTGATGGTTGAGCTTATCGAGAATGGTTTTACTAAGCATGGAATGAATTGTTTGGTATTAACTGAATATGGAGTTACGAGAAAAAGAGAAGCTAGAGACAGCGATCACCTCCTCATCTTATTTAGAAATTGTATAGATAAGAAAACAGGCAAAAAAAATGAGTCTGCCGTTGCCCGGACTTACTCGACCCACTCGTAGACCCACTCGTAGTGGATATGCTCCTTCCCGCCGCACTTGCCGCAACAGGCCGCGCCGAACACATCGCGCTGCTTCACCACGACGCGCCCTTTGAGAATCCACTGATCGAGCATCGACTCGACCAGCGACGAATCGGCCTTGAAGTGGCTCGAAATCTGCTTCAGCGAAGCGCTCCGCTCCCGCTGGAGATACTCACGAACATCAGTTAAGCTCATGATTATAAATAGTTTATGGTTTTTTGAAAATGGTTGCGATACAGCTGCACGGAAGTCTCTGGATACTAATATTTGAGACCGCCTCCCACCAATCATCCCAATCACGACCCCGATTCCGATTCCGATGAAAAAATCAGCCCTCTTCTTTCATCAAAATCAAGCCTCTTCCAAAATCTTTCCTTTCCTCCCGAACGCACCGTTTCCTGCCAGATACATCAGCGTCACCGCGACGGCGAACACCAGCAGCATTGCCGCAACCCACGCCGCGGATGAGCCGGGGTGCGCCCCCCACGTACCGATCTGATAGCTCAGCACGGCAAACACGTACGCCAGACCGGTCGTCCACACTACGGAGAAGAGCGTCCAGGCAAGGTTGGTTTCGCGATAAATCACCCCAATGGACGCCACGCACGGGAAGTAGAGCAGGATGAACACCAGGTAGGCGAACGCACCCACCCTGCCATCGAAACGGTTGACCATCGAGCCATAGATCGACGCACTGACGCCCTGCTCCTTGGCCACCGCGCCCCGATCGCTCAGGTCACCAACATTGATGCCGAGCGGGTCGAACAGCGATCCGGCGATACCCGCCAGATTCTCGGGAATCGTGGCGACCGCTTCGCCGAGTTTCGCCAAGAGGCTAAAACGTTCTCCCCCACCGTCAACCGCGGCCTTTGCTTCCTTCGCTGCGTAGAAGTTGTTGAGCGTACCGACCACAGCCTCCTTGGCGAACACGCCAGCGAAAAGACCAACGGCAGCGGGCCAGTTCTTCTCCTGTATGCCGAACGGCTGTAACACCGGCACGATCGCCTTGCCTGTGGCGACAAGCACGGAGTTTTCGTTCTCTTCGTTGCCGAAGCTGCCGTCAGTACCGATGGAGCTCATGAAACCGAGCACCACGATCACCGGCACCAGCACCTTGCCCGCCTTCAGGAGAAACGAGCCAAGCCGGTCGCCAACCCTGAGAATCACACCCTTGAGGGTCGGCAAATGGTAAGGCGGCATCTCCATGATGAAAGGCGACGGTTCACCTTTGAGTAGCGTCTTTTTGAGGATGAAGCCGGTCATGATCGCCACGGCGATCCCCATCAGGTAGAGCAGGAAGATGAGGTTCTGCCCGCCAGTAGGGAAAAAGGCCGCCGCGAAAAGCGCATAGACCGGCAGTCTTGCGCCGCACGACATGAAGGGGGTCATCATCACCGTCATGATGCGGTCGCGCTCGTCGCTCATCGTGCGGGCGGACATGATCGCCGGCACGTTACAGCCGAAGCCGACCAGAAGCGGAATAAACGCCTTGCCAGGCAAGCCGATAGCCCGCATCCCGCGATCCATCACGTAGGCCGCGCGGGCCATGTAGCCGGAGTCTTCGAGCATCGACAGGAAGATGAACATAAAACCGATGGTCGGGATGAAAGTAGCCATCGTCTGCAACGCCCTGCCAACGCCGCTGGCGAGCAGCGCTGTAAGCCATCCGGGTGAGCCGACAGCGCCAAGCAGTCGCCCGAAACCATCGACAAACAGCGCTCCGGCAGCGATGTCGAAAAAGTCGATGAACGCGCCACCGAGCTTAATCGTAAAAAGGAACATCAGGTACATCACGCCAAGAAAGAGCGGAATACCGAGAAAACGGTTCAGCACGAGGGAATCGATTTTGTCGGAGAGCGTTTTTCTGGTGCTCTCCTTGCGGGTAATGGCCGCCGCTGAAAGCTCGGAGACGAAGCGGTAGTGCGCGTCGGCGATCACAATATCGGGATCATCGCCAAGCGCGTCGGCAACCCGTTTCCGCTCCTCGAAGAGCGACGTAAGGGCCGCACCATCAAGCCGTTTCTCCAGTTCTTGATCGTGTTCGAGCAGCTTCATGGCGAACCATACGGGATCGTAGCCAAGCTCACGGGCCTGGGTACCGGTCGATTCCGCAACCCGGCGGATCGCCGCATCGAGCTCTGCCGGAAAACGCACCTTCGCGCTGGGCACAGAAGCACCGCCAGTCGTAAATCCTTTTGCGATAGCCGCTTTCAGCTCTTCAATCCCCTCGCCACGCGACGCCACCATCGGAATGACGGGACAGCCAAGCAGCGACGACAACCGGGCTGGATCGACCGAAATGCCCTGTTCTTCAGCCGCATCAACCATATTAAGCGCCACCACCACCGGCACGCCCATTTCAAGGAGGCGGCTGGTAAGGTAGAGGTTTCGGTCGGGGTTGGAGGCATCGACGATGTTGACAACAAGACCCGCCTCTCCGGAGAGGATGTAGCTCCGCGCCACCTCTTCGTCCTGCGACAACGACGAGAGCGAGTAGATGCCGGGAAGATCGACCAGCTCATACTCTTGGCCATCGTGGCGAAAGCGTCCGCTCTTTTTATCGACCGTCACGCCCGGCCAGTTGCCAACCCGCTGGTTCAACCCGGTTAGGGCGTTAAAAATCGTCGTCTTGCCGCAGTTGGGATTACCCACCACGGCTACGATCCTCTTGAGCGGTGAGGTCGGAACCTTCGCGCTCACCCGTTGTTTCTGTGCAGCTGTCTCCATCATCGCACCTCCTCGACCGTGATGTTCTCGATATCGGACCTGCGCAGCGACAGCCGGTATCCGCGAACGGTCATCTCAACCGGATCGCCAAGCGGTGCAACGCCCTCGATCCGTACGATCTCGCCGACCAGCATCCCCATCTCGTTCAGCCGCTTCCGCAACCTACCCGAAGACGGCATGGCGACAATCCTCGCGGACTGGCCCTTTTTCAGTTCAGACAATTTCATGATGCAACCCTCCTGACCATGATACGCATGGCAACGCCCCGGCCAATAGCCACCCTGCCATCGTGCACCTGCACCAGAAGCGGCATCCCCGGACTATTTTCGATGACTTCAATGGTCTGGCCGACGGAAAACCCCATCTCGGCCAGACGTTTTCCATTTTCGCGGCCATGTGCGTAATGATGACCGCGCCCAAACCCTGCGCCAGCATCATGCTGGCCGAATCGGAGATTGATGATCTCGCCAACCTCCCCTTTGCCGAGCATTCCTAACGGAACCATAACCACACCTCCGCTCAGAAACGCATCGTGATGCCCGCCAGCCAGGTGGTGTCGGTCTCGGCGTCGTTCAGGCCGCCCTTGACACCGAAGTCGAGATCAACATCGTCGGAGACTCCGTAAATAAGTCCACCAAGAATGTAAGCCGGGTTGGTATCAGAATCTCTCTCCTCATTGGTCTCGACGCCAATGTCGGCGACCGCTTTCAACCTTTTGGCGACCTCGACCTCCCCGGCCAGCGAGGCGCGCCAAATGCTCTTCCGCGAGGATTCGCGCACCTCGGCGATGCTGTAATTGTTATACTC
The nucleotide sequence above comes from Chlorobaculum tepidum TLS. Encoded proteins:
- a CDS encoding flavodoxin, which codes for MKKTAVVWASQTGNTKEAAELIATEIGRPDVDLFEVSREELLRLTEYDMLIIGTSTWGAGELPHGWREAVSALDQLDLTGKTVAFFGLGDQLVYGDWYVDAMGILHDRFVSRGAKVVGAWPSDTYEFSSSKALRDGMFVGLALDADNQEHLTRERIRRWVCSIRPYLS
- a CDS encoding ferritin translates to MLSKTILDKLNHQVNFEAASAHLYLQMSAWLLTQSLDSTAAFFRAHAEEEKAHMMKLFDYINETGSLALIGEVATPAPEWKSHIELLEAAYNHELAITQSINDLVDTALREKDYSTFQFLQWYVAEQHEEEYLFSSMLHKARIINTMDGRALFRFDEEVRKSVLHHEHHQQKPMFLQVGPAPKHHDGHDGLHAHQHSSHWSGH
- a CDS encoding FeoC-like transcriptional regulator, which encodes MSLTDVREYLQRERSASLKQISSHFKADSSLVESMLDQWILKGRVVVKQRDVFGAACCGKCGGKEHIHYEWVYEWVE
- the feoB gene encoding Fe(2+) transporter permease subunit FeoB; the protein is METAAQKQRVSAKVPTSPLKRIVAVVGNPNCGKTTIFNALTGLNQRVGNWPGVTVDKKSGRFRHDGQEYELVDLPGIYSLSSLSQDEEVARSYILSGEAGLVVNIVDASNPDRNLYLTSRLLEMGVPVVVALNMVDAAEEQGISVDPARLSSLLGCPVIPMVASRGEGIEELKAAIAKGFTTGGASVPSAKVRFPAELDAAIRRVAESTGTQARELGYDPVWFAMKLLEHDQELEKRLDGAALTSLFEERKRVADALGDDPDIVIADAHYRFVSELSAAAITRKESTRKTLSDKIDSLVLNRFLGIPLFLGVMYLMFLFTIKLGGAFIDFFDIAAGALFVDGFGRLLGAVGSPGWLTALLASGVGRALQTMATFIPTIGFMFIFLSMLEDSGYMARAAYVMDRGMRAIGLPGKAFIPLLVGFGCNVPAIMSARTMSDERDRIMTVMMTPFMSCGARLPVYALFAAAFFPTGGQNLIFLLYLMGIAVAIMTGFILKKTLLKGEPSPFIMEMPPYHLPTLKGVILRVGDRLGSFLLKAGKVLVPVIVVLGFMSSIGTDGSFGNEENENSVLVATGKAIVPVLQPFGIQEKNWPAAVGLFAGVFAKEAVVGTLNNFYAAKEAKAAVDGGGERFSLLAKLGEAVATIPENLAGIAGSLFDPLGINVGDLSDRGAVAKEQGVSASIYGSMVNRFDGRVGAFAYLVFILLYFPCVASIGVIYRETNLAWTLFSVVWTTGLAYVFAVLSYQIGTWGAHPGSSAAWVAAMLLVFAVAVTLMYLAGNGAFGRKGKILEEA
- a CDS encoding FeoA family protein — its product is MKLSELKKGQSARIVAMPSSGRLRKRLNEMGMLVGEIVRIEGVAPLGDPVEMTVRGYRLSLRRSDIENITVEEVR
- a CDS encoding FeoA family protein, whose translation is MVPLGMLGKGEVGEIINLRFGQHDAGAGFGRGHHYAHGRENGKRLAEMGFSVGQTIEVIENSPGMPLLVQVHDGRVAIGRGVAMRIMVRRVAS